Proteins found in one Physeter macrocephalus isolate SW-GA chromosome 17, ASM283717v5, whole genome shotgun sequence genomic segment:
- the CENPT gene encoding centromere protein T → MTARRCSHRARSIDRLAHVQASGHLEEQTPRTLLKNILLTAPESSILMPESVVKPVPAPQVVQASRRESGRGSLELQLPELEPPTTLAPGLLALGKRKQRLRLSVFQQGVDLGLPPSQEPHGNADASSLTSSLNLTFATPLQPQSVKRPGLARRPPTRRVVDVGTFLQDLRDTSLALAPPDTVLEDTQPFSQPLVGRSPSVHHSLPCPSYSAAKDVERAASRRTWSSGLGLQNNGAGKPAQLLAGKVEEVDALAMGFPNISSNISGEDGVEPLQNGAGEEAEERMEESLREVEKAAEAQGSARAEEPEGHIEVTEAEGSWGAVEAKEPAGSSGHEDTSGRTASPELASSTPEFLRARRLQFLEPAPPPSTAVLPSEPPEPLSARLPSKPRIPGSRPRQDPYKTGLNHYAKLFSFYAKMPMEKKAVEMVEKCLDKYFQHLCDDLEVFAAHAGRKTVRPEDLELLMRRQGLVTDQVSLHVLVERHLPLEYRQQLIPCAFSGNTVFPAQ, encoded by the exons ATGACTGCCAGGCGTTGTTCTCATAGAGCCAGG TCTATTGACAGATTGGCCCATGTTCAAGCCAGTGGACACCTGGAGGAACAGACACCCCGGACTCTGCTGAAGAACATCTTACTAACTG CCCCGGAATCTTCCATCCTAATGCCAGAGTCAGTGGTGAAGCCAGTGCCGGCACCGCAGGTGGTCCAGGCTTCCAGACGGGAAAGCGGTCGGGGCAG CCTGGAGCTGCAGCTTCCTGAACTTGAGCCCCCCACAACCCTGGCTCCAGGTCTGCTGGCTCTTGGCAAAAGGAAGCAGAGACTGAGGTTGTCAGTGTTTCAGCAAGGAGTGGACTTGGGACTGCCTCCCTCCCAAG AGCCTCATGGGAATGCTGATGCTTCTTCCCTCACCAG CTCCCTTAACTTGACCTTCGCCACACCTCTGCAGCCACAATCAGTGAAGAGGCCTGGTTTGGCCCGCAGACCTCCTACCCGCCGAGTTGTAGATGTGGGTACATTTTTGCAGGACCTGCGAGATACTTCCCTGGCCTTGGCTCCTCCAG ACACAGTGTTGGAGGACACCCAGCCCTTCTCCCAGCCCTTGGTTGGCCGTTCCCCCAGTGTGCACCACTCCCTGCCTTGTCCCTCTTACTCTGCGGCTAAAGATGTGGAGAGGGCTGCCAGTCGCAGGACATGGAGCAGCGGGCTTGGGCTGCAGAACAACG GTGCTGGGAAACCAGCCCAGCTTCTGGCAGGAAAGGTGGAAGAGGTTGATGCCCTTGCTATGGGCTTTCCGAACATCAGCAGTAATATCTCTGGAGAAGATGGAGTAGAGCCCTTACAGAATGGAGCAGGTgaggaggcagaggaaagaatggaagaaagctTGAGGGAAGTGGAGAAGGCGGCAGAAGCACAAGGATCCGCCAGAGCAGAAGAGCCTGAAGGACACATAGAAGTGACCGAAGCAGAGGGATCCTGGGGGGCTGTCGAGGCCAAGGAGCCAGCAGGATCTTCAGGGCATGAAGACACCTCTGGTAGAACAG CAAGTCCAGAGTTGGCCTCCAGCACCCCAGAGTTCCTTCGGGCCAGGCGACTTCAGTTTCTTGAGCCAGCTCCACCGCCTAGCACTGCAGT GTTACCTTCAGAGCCTCCGGAGCCTCTGTCAGCCAGGCTTCCTTCCAAGCCCCGAATCCCTGGCTCCAGACCCCGTCAAGATCCCTACAAGACTGGACTGAACCACTATGCGAAACTCTTTAGCTTCTATGCTAAGATGCCCATGGAGAAGAAGGCTGTGGAGATGGTGGAGAAGTG CCTGGACAAGTATTTCCAGCATCTTTGTGACGACCTGGAGGTATTTGCTGCTCATGCTGGCCGCAAGACTGTGAGGCCAGAGGACCTGGAGCTGCTGATGCGAAG GCAGGGCCTGGTCACTGACCAAGTCTCCCTGCATGTGCTCGTGGAGCGGCACCTGCCCCTGGAGTACCGACAGCAGCTCATCCCTTGTGCATTCAGTGGCAACACTGTCTTCCCTGCCCAGTAG